In Cryptomeria japonica chromosome 5, Sugi_1.0, whole genome shotgun sequence, the genomic window aagagTTAGTATCTCCTTAATGATGGGACAAGAGTCCCTTGGGTTTTGAAgagataaatattgcataaggaaaaagagtcaattaacacttgagaatttcaTTAGATAATCGAGaattaagagatctatcatcttgaattaatccttcttaaGATGTAGATATAAGAGTTAAATAtccttattaaacaaattagtttgacttaggaaaaatgAAGCAAGCCAAATGTTATTGCACTAATGAcacacttattccatagttttggatcttttcataAAATAGTtaaatcctaatagtaagtgggttccctgaagatattcaataaatttcaaatatttaagtccaatagtaagtgggttccctcaatacattcaatacatttcaaatatttaagttctttaattattaGATTTCAATactatcttttgtatatttcaattattaaaagtatcaaatgttaaatgaatttacctaacaagtaaatgtgtttagattcatagtaacccttttaggtatttcagtaatatgagttaatgttagacaaagtttttattcaatttgaaaggttgattatttgatttgtttctttattagattccaagatatgattATAAAAGGCATTgcgaatagtcacttcttttaatagttaaaatcattcACCTTCTAGCTAAAATAAACAcaagactagtaaaaaggaaaagttgcACTTAATATTACAAGTAATTAATaaagataaatttaattaacattaaatttagaggtaaattgcatagttaaatattcatctggtaatagtattaattaggatgcaaagagagtttattcaaaaccgaaattgttttagcaaatgagtttcaagaaacgtATTTCGTGATCACTtagaaattaaataacaattctaattgagggtaatttaaggagcaaatATTACCTCCCTTCGAAGTATTTGAAATttataaagttattatttgtagaatgcATCCAACGATAAGgttaacgttacttcaagtggaaggagtaattagttatcactttataatcttgcaaaggtattagttcaaaagaaactagaagtttattgattagaattgtttattaggagacttagtattatttactttgTTAAATAGCAAGTGTttacactcttgtctaatctctttttcaaataattagtaactaagaataatatggttaatttgaagcttattgttgaatagttgtttccttttcccttcaacaagtgagtattgaattcatttccaaagtataattatttgataatttaaattctatttcaagaaatttagtacctttcaagtttgaggattcacatttaaagtagagttatcatttgtagatgaaattcgtattacttcatatggaagaattagatgggattattattaagtactttttGCTTCAAACAAGTagatgttaaaattcatttccaaattctttctattcaatcatttaattttcttttaagGAAATCAATACTAATGTTCATAGTTATTGTGTAATGGTTtttccaaaacaattatatcttgcaagtaattcaaatcattttcataagttatctgtAACGACCCTCCATGTCAAGTTCTTCCTACCAATTGATACAAACATTATAAGTTTAGTATTAAAATGGGATATTTTAGGACATTTGTTTTATGGTTAATTTTTAATTATATGATTATACATGAAAATTGTCACCCATGTTATTTGCTTTAAATATAACCAATTATAAAACTGATAATAATAGCATTTTAGAGATGTtccaatatttttcaaaaatttccaCACTAGTGTTATTCAGCAGTTACAATACTTAACGTTGGAAGTATAGCAGCAAATTCAATGGATCCTATGCTATCTCGAGTAGAAATTGACCCAAATGCACCATCCCATTCGGTAGCCATAAACTAGATTGATGCCATGTGTTCAGCTAATTATGTTCCCCCTCAATCTCATGACATGGGCTTCAAAGAGGCGCTAATTCTCCATCATTTGACTATTAATCGTGTTGATACCGATCTTGTCCTTTCCACCCTTTCCATCAAGCCTCCCATTACGAATAGGTATAATATGTTACATGGAGGGGTGGTGGCATCAATTGCGAGTATTGTGGGATTGGTAGCTGTAAAGACGGTTGCTGCAGATAAGGTGTGCTGGCAGATTGAAATGAGCATGTCTTACCTCTCTGCTGGACGCATTAGAAAATGATGGAGGGGTAAAAGAACTATTGTTTTTTGCTAGTCTTAAGGAGCAACATGAGACTATAATCCATGATGACACTCAACAAGGAAGGACAAGAAAAGATTTGGAAGTATTACAAAAAAAACCAAATCTTTCTCCAAAGTTGTAGTACAAGTTTGCACCAGATTTAATCATGCTAGACCCATATGAAACTATTGAGTCATGGATGGTTACAAAAAATTCAAACCTAAGGAGATTGATTCCTGCATTGATACATTATTTCAGTGAACCCCATACAAAAACAAATGATGGAGGGCATGCAAATGTGGGAGGAACTGGGAGGGAAGAAGACGTAGGAGGGGGGGGTAGATATTAGCGGCTCTTTTGATTGTTGGGGGAAGGGTCTTCTGGGCTTTTCTGGAAAAAATTTCTCATCTTTCAAGTTGACTCATAGTGGGAGATTGCTAAGCATTCTTATTTTGTGCTCCTTTCAAATGTTTGTTCCTTCCTGCAGTAATCGATGGATTCTATTTATACTGTTAGTATTTTGTTATTGGTGATAGAATCAGTTGTTCTTGTATTGGTATGTCTTCTTGCTTGAAACTTGTGCTATCTGACTAGTAAATTAGTTCTTGTGATGGGATTTCTAAACTAAGGAATTTGTGTGTTCTTCTATTTGCTATCGCCATGTCCCAATTTTGGTATTTTAGAGCCTACATTTACTGTTTGGTGTTCATGCCAGTTGTCATTATTCAATCTGACTATTTAATCTTTGAGGATTAAGGTTTGCCTTATTCTTTCCTTCCTCACTGACCAATGATGATGCTTGAAAACTTAATCTATGTTGCTACTCTATTCCATAGTACTTGTATGAATTCTTATTTGGATGTGAAGTTGTGGGTTTCTATTCCCATGTTCTTTTTCCTTGCCAAGGTTTTAAATATTTAGATAGTCTTCCCCTATTTGAACTTGACTCAAAGATCTTCAATGCTCATCTAACATTCCTTGACTGTTTGTGGTTTCTTCTTATTCACATTATAGTAATCTTCTTATTCTGTTTCAATTCTTGTATTGGAACCCTTGGTTGTTATGTCTTCTAGTCATTATCTTCGGTGCATTATGGAATCAATACTCTTTGTAGCTGTGTACCCTTTGTTTAGCCTCTTTCTATGTTGGCCAAATACGACCATTTGCAAACATCCATCATTGATTTTCCACACACTACCTGCCTCACATCGACCTCTTGACTTCCTATAGTCTCGAGAGTGCATAGCCTGCAGATTATTTTGCAGAGTGTGGGGGTCCCTTTTCCTAGTCACCGAttggattatttttggctttttttTCCTGTTAGGATGGACTACACAAAACCCTATATCATTATGAACTCATTCAATTATATGAAATTTATTACTTACCTATATCATTGTTTACTCACCCATTATTAAGATGGTCTAGGATCTTATAAATAGTTATGAACCCTTCAATTTTTAGAAAGGCATGTCATATGATATTGTTGTTGTAAAAGTCCACTTATCATGGTAGGTATGATTAAGTTGTTAGTATATTAGATAAGCTTATATAATATATAGGATCTTATTTTTGTAAAAGAATTAAATTTTCATCCTCCCAATCTTCATATATGTTTATGCATTTGTATATGATATTTAAAACCTTATGAACTCATCGGTTCTTGTCCTTCGATTATTGTAGCTAGGATGGTATTTATGAGTTTAATTGTTTgattcaaattatttatttatgtgTACCTTATTTAATAGAATCTGGTATGTTCAAGACTTTCACTCTATCAATTATTGTCAGATAATATTAGATGGGCAAATTTAAGGAACTTATGGAATAGATGGATTAGGGGAATCTTTTACAATTCATAGTTATTTTAAGGAATCTTGAGAGCTAATGTTtattgtaatgccccgtcaggaaccctaaaggaaaacatcataatctatgcaactaagggtgaaataatttttttttttttaaatgcatgaattaaaccttagtacatctaataacatagcggaagtttaacacctgaatttcctaagggttaccaacgaatattacttcgtaaattaaatatttaaggtaaaatttccgcaatgaaagaatctaaatttcttcaagcaatcatatattatataaatCAGAAATCAATAATTGAAGTAGCatatattacaatatttctttgctttcaatattcaaaaatacatgttttcaaaaagaaattatatcatgagctaaaatgatacaaaatgaaagttaaatatagtttcttttcaaaacctctagttttTAACTGAAAGATAGATAGGAAGAAGAGTTGGTACATGAATCACGATCCAAGAtcatcagcgaagtccttcctTGCTCAAAGATACgtacaagaacatccgatgggatgTGACACTACCACCCGATCATATGATTCCGaaagggaaccaccccaccgtgctggagatagtagataaccctcaagaaagcaaaatgaaacaagaatgaaaagactacaagactccacttacaatcaTGTGACCTAACTCACAAAAGACTAGTGACTCTAGGGAGAAAGTATCatcgcatgtcttatggtggataccatggtacagcctccataggtcccagcccccatcctgggttatcctggtaacctctcccgaacctccgataccaactaagactcatgcggaccttaccaatcctctcacgaagacaaggtggtaagttttccattccaggccttctcgctacattatgagtcctgtactagcactcacctatgtgtgaggtacattgttttatttaacttttattctacccttccctagtcatttattagattttcactttcttaaccaacttccaatgggttatcctgtcaccactttgggcacgccctgctcaaaagccactctctctcttaggacactacggcttagttctatctacagaactctatgcTGACATAGACAGCCATTCCCAATCTTGACCTACCTCaaatgaaagatacataattactaacctaaggttgaccattacgaacaactcatagtggctcattttcttaaggttatacatctaaataactggccaaGACACAGCACACCAGACGCACtgacaacatgacttaatgtacttagttACGAGCACCATATAAACCAAGGAAATCTTACGTACCAACACCTATAACAAAATTAACTTGCAAATTGAATACACGTTGTCAAGACACAGAGAACAATATGGTCggtaaaacacaaaattttacactTATTGATAAGTTTAAGAGTTCTATTACTCTTGTTAACAACTATAGGTACGTTaccttaataatttccatttatacaaatagacgaagattaaaatagatatattcatTTCATCAAGGAAATCTTACAATAAGACGTAATACGTTTCTTCATagaaaaatgcctttatttttatttatttatctctttaacacaagagtgttacatcattcttccaaAAAATATGGAGAAGTACACTCGTtagactctacatgatctaaaggagtatatccttcagatttgctttcactcCGGGGAAAGTACCCCATAGACTCATTATCActcaagggggtatacccctctaACGAGTTAGAACTTATAACTATTGGCCTTTCAGGCGAGCACTCTGGcttgggttcttttcctttctcaatggtaacttctttagttggactctgaataggactttttcctttttctttgctCTCTTCTGGAGCTGGGATCTCTTCAACAGGATTGTCATCCACAACGGGCTTGACAGGTGTCAAAGAATCCTTCTTCACTTTCAAGTAGTGAGCATAACCTGCTATGGATTTGCATGCTGTTTGTTTAACTCGTACCATCTCTGTAACatatcaatagtaaactattacttTCCAGACTCTCCTAGAGCTATGACTTATAAATCTTAATATCTAGGCTTTGAACGCAATcatacatttcttccatataataacaagtgtgaaatttaaactttaaacactattccacttctatagtcataacgTGTTCACCACTTCTATtctatgattttatttaacaatccgTAACGATAATTAAAACATAATCATAACTATTTCATAAGAAAGACAATAAACATGACATATAATAGAGATTATAAATGTTGATGCTCACAAACTAAGAAATTTTTGACCTATTGAATTGTTGACCAATGAGCAAGAACTTAACGCCCTTTCATCGAAAAATGCGCCTTGCTTGCaatccttttcaccaatacttcCAGCTCTATCAAAGAAATAGGCAAGTAGCTCTCTTGATACTATCTACCACTATCCTTTCTAAACATCTCTCACTTGATACTAAAAAAAAACACTATCCTTCTCTCTTCAATCTTTCAGCCTTCCTTGGATGTCACAAAAGACTTTTCTCCTTTCCTCTCTACTCACACCCCTTTTTATACTAAAAAAAAAACATCCATCGCTCCCCTAAATCTGGGCTTAGTGATAGCTATCAACTAAAACTCTTTTACTACTAACTCTTCTACTTCCTCCACGCAAGGAGTCCATCTCCAGTTAGCTACAGTCTTTAGCGCTCCTTGATAACGATTATCGGTTGGGTGGAGAGATCAGTTTATTACTTCAATCACTGATGTGTTTGTAAACAGTGACTTGCGCGTGTAATCTACCAGGTCTAGAGTCCGTTAAGGATTATGATTTAGTCTCCACCTTACGTGCCTGTCCATTCTCCTCCCAAACCGGTCAATCTGCTGTTAGATGCCAACGAACTAGAGCTCATGGAGAAACTAGGCGTGGAGAGGTGATAGTTTATCATTTGGAACAGAGCGAGAAGCGAGAGGTGTCATCGTTGACTGCAAAGTTTAAGGGAGGAAACATCTCATCGCTGACTACAGTGTACATGCAGGAACCCTCACCTCGCTTGCTGGCTGCAGAGTTTATGGCGGAAGAGGGAGACGTGGTATGCGAAGGAGGAGGGTAGTCAGTGGTAATACCaacccctccctatattaaggggggtggtcaatATTGCCATCGACCACCATTGACCAAACCATGAACTTTAACCCCCACCACCTTTTATAAGGTCGAAactattttatttgttttctttaatataattttgttattatgttttaatataatttctttgttatattttaataattaattaacaactttaattaatataattatttaaatattaatccttcTTAGCAAATCATATTTGTAAATGTGTATTTTGGTTTCCAATATTTATAACGAGTggtgtttcatatatatatattcaaataattgaattatatatatatatattacacgtTCAAAAAGTTtataaaatatgatatatttataattctaattatatacatgcataatccaaaaTCACAGTAACCTGATGGGCGATATAAACCACTGATAATATGATCACCTTATtttaactccaataactacttataagtgactattgccttccgagtatattatgtccttacatttattcaaatgatcgaattgcaaccatcgagctaacaagttgataaaattcatatcaactcaaaccaagatattaactcatcctttataaacaatattaagtcactagatcacttgattctttttcctccaattaccaaaactactcttgtagacgtaataaacgtaacatttaccaatgacatacaaaaattgggaacactggacatgtaaactgagcaagcatcatgcgacttttataaagatcaaataataaaatatgaagacccaaccaattgacagaacgactaactgaaggcactcacctaagtgtaactgactaaaaatagggtcaactactatctccttcacttccatcagaaaatataaggcacgctcagacctgtgtagccaggtggagatgataccccgtacctacccgatacttgtacctgcaacatcctgcatcaccaaccacacatgcatatatacatatataaaaatttcaacatacacaccgatgaaggagattcgcgatgttccctgtctcaccgagatgagtgaaggaaaatcgtccccatgcatcccatacactcgcagatacacaacacacagtgcatagatgaagtaaagcgtcagtacatagcagtgaaccatataatgccataaaacataaatacataaatactacaaataaatcatatgtctcataatcagataaaacatgaaacaatGTTATACAATTCTGAATAACTAATGATAAAGTATCCactgagaataataagaacaaagtaTTAGTTCAAATGAgtaagggtactacattctcccccccaagactaggcttactcttggaagcctaaaacaaatatgaatataactctctcatcttcactgcatcttcccaagttgccgaggtctcatcatttgggtcccataggacccttacctggtcgatggtgtgacccctgaggatcaaatcccgatgctAAAGAATGCGCACGggttccatggaaagctgcccatcctcgacctgcaaagagttccaatcaagaacatgtgtcacatcagggtgataatgtcgaagaactgaaacatgaaagacatcatggatgcgagatagactcggtggcaaggcaaggcaGTAAGCAACATGACCTATCcactcaagaatctcaaaagggcctacaaaccgaggcgccaacttagaaccctttccataacggaacGGACTCTTCCATGGATGCACACGATCGCCAACAGAAAATTGacgatctatcctatgagcatctgcatacttcttctgcctatcctgtgtagCTACCAAATGCTCTCGAATTCACCCCACCTAttgctccatctcccgaagaatatccgGACTTATAAGAACCCTATCCTCTaatcgatcccaactcaaaggagtatggaaaggatgaccatataatgcctgaaagggggacatacctatggagctatgatatccattgttatatgcaaactctacaaggtagatataatcctcccaacgcgactgctggtccataacatacatgcggagcatgtcctccaaaacctgattcactctctctgtctgaccatccgtctctgggtgataggctgaactaaagttcaactgagttcccaaagcatgctgaagtgaggtccataaagctgaggtaaagataggatctctatcagagatgatccgccTTGGAACCCCATGCAGTCTCACTacttcttccaagaagactcgtgccaccactgctgttgtataggaagctcgaataggaacaaaatgagcaatcttagtcaacctatcaactatgaccatgatggcatcatgccaatgtgaagagacaggcaacccaacaatgaaatccatggaaatgatatcccatttccaatccggtatcaaattaggttgaagaagccctgccgagtgctgatgctctgccttcacccgctgacattccaaacactttgacacaaaatcggcaatgtcacatttcatgccTTCctaatgataaatttgtctaagatctgcatgcatcttcttgacacctggatgtgccgaataaggtgcacgatgggcctcagtcataaTCAAGACGCGAAGACCCtttaaagaaggtacatagatctgcccatagtgacgaagaagtccatctgcctcaagattatatccagaatatcttccctctaaaggccttccggactctatcatGGTTCTcacatcttgataccaagtatcctgagggagaactctgagaatcctctctctcaagtcaactccaagggacaataccgaaacttcatgccgcctacgactcaaagcatctgccaccacgttctctttcccctCAATGTatcaaacatcaaaatcatattcacaaagaaattccatccatctccgttgtcgagcattcaaatttggttgtgtaaaaatatactgTAGACTACGATGATCACTATGTAGTTCAAAATGATGCCCTAATAGAAAATGTCGCCATCTAACCAAGGCATGAACtatagctgccaactccaaatcgtGAACTAGGTAGTTCAACTAGTGGTTCTTGAATTTgcaagactcat contains:
- the LOC131876205 gene encoding uncharacterized protein LOC131876205, coding for MCSANYVPPQSHDMGFKEALILHHLTINRVDTDLVLSTLSIKPPITNRYNMLHGGVVASIASIVGLVAVKTVAADKVCWQIEMSMSYLSAGLTCACNLPGLESVKDYDLVSTLRACPFSSQTGQSAVRCQRTRAHGETRRGEVIVYHLEQSEKREVSSLTAKFKGGNISSLTTVYMQEPSPRLLAAEFMAEEGDVVCEGGG